One region of Mangifera indica cultivar Alphonso chromosome 3, CATAS_Mindica_2.1, whole genome shotgun sequence genomic DNA includes:
- the LOC123211254 gene encoding AAA-ATPase At3g50940-like, which translates to MSKAQIALSTAASLAASAMLIRSIANDILPSEIQDYLYAGLYRISRCMSSQLTFVIEEIQGLAMNQVFEAAHLYLGARANATSTQRLRVGKTENQKTFGITLDRNEEILDVFQNVKLKWRFVCMQVKSPSMYGHGNMQDYNSSLRSEFRQYELSFHKKHKDLVLNLYLPHIVEKANAIKKESNMIKLHTVNYDRWDSNDTFLKHPMTFQTLAMDEELKKELMEDLDNFINGKEYYERIGRSWKRGYLLYGPPGTGKSSLIAAMANHLKFDIYDLDLTGIESNSELRFLLLSMPSQSMLVIEDIDCSLKLQNRESEDASENQSKNQRENKVTLSGLLNFIDGLWSCCGEERIIIFTTNHKEKLDPALLRPGRMDRHVLMSYCNASVLKQLVFNYLGISHHRLFEKIQELIMEVEVTPAEVAGELMKRKGAGADICLEGLVKFLQAKKTELDKVENQGEIN; encoded by the exons ATGTCTAAAGCCCAGATAGCTTTGTCAACAGCAGCCTCACTTGCTGCATCTGCAATGCTAATTCGGAGCATTGCCAACGACATTTTACCCTCCGAAATTCAAGACTACTTGTATGCCGGCCTGTACAGGATTTCGCGCTGTATGTCTTCTCAACTCACCTTTGTTATAGAGGAGATCCAGGGACTCGCCATGAACCAGGTCTTTGAGGCAGCCCATTTGTACTTGGGTGCGAGAGCCAACGCCACTTCAACCCAGAGACTCAGAGTCGGCAAGACTGAGAATCAGAAGACCTTTGGAATCACCCTCGACAGAAATGAAGAAATTCTCGATGTTTTTCAAAATGTCAAGCTGAAATGGCGATTTGTCTGTATGCAAGTTAAATCACCTTCAATGTACGGACATGGAAACATGCAGGATTATAATTCGTCGCTGCGATCAGAATTTAGACAATATGAGTTGAGTTTTCACAAGAAACACAAAGACTTGGTGCTGAATCTCTACTTGCCACACATAGTAGAGAAGGCAAATGCAATAAAAAAGGAGAGCAATATGATTAAGCTTCACACTGTTAACTATGACCGATGGGATTCAAACGACACCTTTCTTAAGCACCCAATGACCTTCCAGACCCTTGCGATGGATGAAGAGCTCAAGAAGGAGCTCATGGAGGATCTGGATAACTTCATCAATGGGAAGGAGTACTATGAAAGAATTGGCAGATCTTGGAAACGTGGGTACTTGCTATATGGACCACCAGGCACCGGGAAGTCAAGTTTGATTGCAGCCATGGCTAATCACTTGAAGTTTGACATCTATGACTTGGATTTAACAGGCATCGAATCCAATTCAGAACTTCGATTTCTGCTGCTTAGCATGCCCAGCCAATCTATGCTTGTCATTGAGGATATCGATTGCTCTTTGAAGCTGCAAAATAGGGAATCAGAGGATGCATCAGAGAATCAATCAAAGAATCAGAGAGAAAACAAG GTTACACTCTCAGGCCTGCTGAATTTTATTGATGGGCTGTGGTCATGTTGTGGTGAAGAACGTATAATCATATTCACAACCAATCACAAGGAAAAACTGGACCCTGCGTTGCTGAGGCCTGGAAGGATGGACAGGCATGTTCTAATGTCATACTGTAATGCTTCTGTGTTGAAGCAACTTGTGTTCAACTATCTGGGGATTAGCCATCATCGTCTTTTTGAGAAAATTCAAGAGCTGATAATGGAGGTGGAGGTTACTCCGGCGGAAGTGGCGGGGGAGTTGATGAAGAGGAAGGGTGCTGGTGCTGACATCTGTCTTGAAGGCCTTGTCAAATTTCTTCAAGCAAAGAAGACTGAATTAGATAAAGTGGAAAACCAAGGtgaaataaattga